Below is a window of Campylobacter canadensis DNA.
ACATCGTTATGATTTTTTTTATTTAATATTCTTTCTTCGCTAAAAAGCATATAATTATTTTCATATCTTATTGCTTGTTTGTAAGAAAAAATATCCATTATTTTTGTATTTTTTTCAATAATCTCATCTAAAGTTATAATTTTTTCTTCTATTAAATAATAAATATCAATTATTTTTACATAAAAAATGTTTTCATTATTATTTAAAGGATGATAAACATCAATTTCCTTTTCTAAATTACCTAAAAAGTGATAAAGATTTTTTTCATTATTTTTACTTAATAAATCTTTATCATTATGCACTAAATCTATTTTTGATATTTGTTTTATTAAATAATATTTTAATTTATTCATTTTTTTCCTTTATTTAATTATATATTTTTTTTAAAGAAAAATAAAATTTTATTTTTTAAGTATTCTTAATAAAAACTAAATTTATTTAAATAGCTATTATTAAGGTATATTATCTCTTTTTTGTAATAGTTTTTGGAATTAATTTTGCTTAAAATCTTTAATATTTTTATGTATTTAAAAATATTAATTTTCATATAAGGATTGTTTTATGCAACAACAAAGAAGAGACTTTTTAAAGTGGAGTTCTTTATTTGGTGGCTTAGCTTTAAGCCCTGTAAATCTTAGTGCAAATATGCTAAAAACTTCTCCTATTGTAAGCAAATGGGCAGGTTGCAATGTAAATTGCGGTACAAAATGCCCTGTTAAAGTGCATACTCAAGATGGTGTAATTAAGTATGTAAGCACTGATGATGAAGGCGATGATAGTTTTGATAATCGCCAAGCAAGAGCCTGTATTAGAGGGCGTAGCTCAAGATATAAAGTTTATAATGCAAACCGCTTAAAAAGACCACTAAAAAGAGTGGGAAAAAGAGGCGAAGGTAAATTTATGCCTATTTCTTGGGAGCAAGCTTTTGATGAAATTGCTGCTAAAATGAAAGAAGTAAAAGCAAAATACGGCAACGAAGCCTTTTTTATTACATACGCAACAGGTACAACAGGAACAATTATTAATCGTTGCACAAAAGGACCTTGGGCTAGACTTTTAAGCCTTTATGGTGGTTATTTAAATTATCATAATTCTTATTCTACAGCTCAAATTTCAAATGCTATGAATTTTTTCTATGGTGGATCTTTTGCTAGCGATATTGCTACTTTACGCTCGGCAAAATTAGCTATATTTTTTGGAGCAAATCATGTTGAAACTAGAATGGGAGGCGGTGGAGTAGGCTATGCTTATCAAAAAGCCTTAGAAGAAAGTGGGTGCAAAATAATTCACATTGACCCAAGATATAATGATTCTATGATAGGGCATTGCGATGAGTGGATACCTATAGCAGCAGGAACTGACGCTGCTTTAATTGCTGGGCTTATTTATGTGATGATAAAAGAAGATTTGCTTGATAGAGCTTTTATTGATAAATATACCATAGGTTTTAGTGAAAACACTTTGCCACAAGATGCAGCTAAAAACTCAAGCTATGAAAGTTATGTTTTAGGCTTAAGTGATGGGGTAGAAAAAACTCCTGCTTGGGCAAGTAAAATTACAAAAATTCCAGAGCGTCGCATTATTCAACTTGCAAGAGAAATAGCAACAATTAAGCCTTGTTTTATTGAGCAAGGTTGGGGAGTACAAAGGCATTCAAATGGAGAGCAGGGCGCAAGAGCAATAGCAACCCTAGCCTGTGTTACAGCAAATATTGGCATAGAAGGCACAAATACAGGAGCAAGAACAGGCTCAAGTAAAACATATGATATTATGGGAATGCCTTGTGATAATCCTATAAAAGATTCTATTCCTTGTTTTTTATTTACTGATGCTATTTATCGTGGTAAGCAAATGAGTGATATTAGTGATGGGGTGCGTGGTACAACACAATTAAAACAAAATATTAAATTTATTTTCAATACAGCAGGAAATTGTCTTACAAATCAGCATAGCACCATTAAAGAAGTGCATGATATTTTAAGCGATGAAAGTTTGTGTGAGTGTATAGTAGATATTAATGTAACAAGAACTCCATCAAATAATTATGCTGATTATATCTTACCTGATGCAACTATGCTAGAGCAAGAAGATTTTATAAGACCTAGCGCAGGATATTATAGCAATAAGCCTTATATTATTTATTGTCAAAAAGCCATTAATCCAGTTGGCGAAGCAAAACCTATTTATGAAATGTGTCTTGAACTTGCTAAAAGACTTGGCATAGAAAAAGAATTTAGCGAAGGAAGAACGCAAAAAGATTGGTTAAAATACCTTTATGAAGAAAGTATGAAAAAAAATCCACTTTTGCCTAGTTTTGATAAAATGTGCGAAAAAGGACTTGTAAAATTTGAGCCTGTAAAAGCTGCAGTTGCACTAGAAAATTTTATAAAAGACCCTATTAAGTATCCTTTAAAAACTCCTAGTAAAAAGATAGAAATTTATAGTATTGAATTAGCTAAAATGCAAAAAACTTGGAAATTAAAAGAAGGACAACAAATAGTGCCTATTCCTGTTTTTGAAAGTCAAAGAGAAGGTATTTTAGACCCACTAAAACAAAAGTATCCTTTACAATTTTTTGGCTATCACTACAAAGGCAGAACGCATTCTAGCTTTTGGGAAATTCCACAAATTAGAGAAGCTAATCCGCAAGAAA
It encodes the following:
- a CDS encoding DMSO/selenate family reductase complex A subunit yields the protein MQQQRRDFLKWSSLFGGLALSPVNLSANMLKTSPIVSKWAGCNVNCGTKCPVKVHTQDGVIKYVSTDDEGDDSFDNRQARACIRGRSSRYKVYNANRLKRPLKRVGKRGEGKFMPISWEQAFDEIAAKMKEVKAKYGNEAFFITYATGTTGTIINRCTKGPWARLLSLYGGYLNYHNSYSTAQISNAMNFFYGGSFASDIATLRSAKLAIFFGANHVETRMGGGGVGYAYQKALEESGCKIIHIDPRYNDSMIGHCDEWIPIAAGTDAALIAGLIYVMIKEDLLDRAFIDKYTIGFSENTLPQDAAKNSSYESYVLGLSDGVEKTPAWASKITKIPERRIIQLAREIATIKPCFIEQGWGVQRHSNGEQGARAIATLACVTANIGIEGTNTGARTGSSKTYDIMGMPCDNPIKDSIPCFLFTDAIYRGKQMSDISDGVRGTTQLKQNIKFIFNTAGNCLTNQHSTIKEVHDILSDESLCECIVDINVTRTPSNNYADYILPDATMLEQEDFIRPSAGYYSNKPYIIYCQKAINPVGEAKPIYEMCLELAKRLGIEKEFSEGRTQKDWLKYLYEESMKKNPLLPSFDKMCEKGLVKFEPVKAAVALENFIKDPIKYPLKTPSKKIEIYSIELAKMQKTWKLKEGQQIVPIPVFESQREGILDPLKQKYPLQFFGYHYKGRTHSSFWEIPQIREANPQEIWINTIDAEQRNIKTGDVVQVRNDLGIIQGIAKVTPKIIPGCAVTPQGAWAKFKNGIDVGTCVNSLASLLPTAISKGNAQHSILVEIAKV